A DNA window from Hydrogenophaga taeniospiralis contains the following coding sequences:
- a CDS encoding TadE/TadG family type IV pilus assembly protein translates to MRSPIHSQRGVAAVEMAIILIPMLVLCFGITELGRALYQYNGLVKATRGAARYLSQQSLASPPAGETVDGIRLKARSLALCGAFDCDGLPALVPNLTLAMISVCDPVACAGTHANVLTGEGTTSLVTVTVGAGDAGYGFLSVVPWVVPDITFGPISITMASSTN, encoded by the coding sequence ATGCGCAGCCCAATCCATTCACAACGGGGCGTCGCGGCCGTGGAGATGGCGATCATCCTCATCCCGATGCTGGTGCTCTGTTTCGGCATCACCGAGCTGGGGCGCGCGCTGTACCAGTACAACGGTCTGGTGAAGGCCACGCGCGGCGCGGCGCGATACCTGTCGCAGCAGAGTCTGGCCAGTCCGCCGGCCGGGGAGACGGTGGACGGCATCCGCCTCAAGGCCCGTTCACTGGCGCTGTGCGGGGCCTTCGATTGCGACGGCTTGCCCGCCCTGGTGCCCAACCTCACGCTGGCCATGATTTCCGTGTGCGATCCCGTGGCCTGCGCGGGCACCCATGCCAATGTGCTGACCGGCGAGGGCACCACCAGCCTGGTGACGGTGACCGTCGGCGCCGGGGACGCCGGTTACGGCTTCCTCTCCGTGGTGCCCTGGGTGGTGCCGGACATCACCTTCGGCCCGATCAGTATCACCATGGCGTCGAGCACGAACTGA
- a CDS encoding TadE/TadG family type IV pilus assembly protein — MKLTRHPFFQRARRRAQRGVAAVEFALIAIFFLTLLLGIMEFGRWLFLLNGANEATRLGARLGVVCSVEAPGELTLIKARMSAMTGGGIPAANMVLDYVPVNCDASNCQTVTARIVGANFTPVSPFFGGAFPIPQFPTSLPREYMTSAGNPVCP; from the coding sequence GTGAAACTCACCCGCCACCCCTTTTTCCAGCGTGCCAGGCGCCGCGCCCAGCGCGGTGTGGCCGCGGTCGAGTTCGCGCTGATCGCGATCTTTTTCCTGACCCTGTTGCTGGGCATCATGGAGTTCGGTCGCTGGCTCTTTCTGCTCAACGGGGCCAACGAGGCCACCCGCCTCGGTGCCCGGCTGGGGGTGGTGTGCAGCGTGGAGGCGCCAGGGGAGCTCACGCTCATCAAGGCGCGCATGAGCGCGATGACCGGGGGCGGCATTCCGGCCGCCAACATGGTGCTCGACTACGTTCCGGTGAACTGCGACGCGTCGAATTGCCAGACCGTGACGGCGCGCATCGTCGGGGCCAACTTCACCCCGGTCAGCCCCTTCTTTGGCGGTGCTTTTCCGATCCCCCAGTTCCCCACCAGCCTGCCGCGCGAGTACATGACCAGCGCGGGCAATCCCGTGTGCCCATAA
- a CDS encoding AAA family ATPase, whose translation MSHNVSLIFETTEERDQLIGTFKPLTNVSVNAHVGGPRNLQAVMHKDKPDLVLLALSRPDDAAFELIEAATLRHPTVMLLLVSYETGMATLKRAMRAGVRDVLPGPLSAASVKAGVAYVEESKSITSQFVDNEGTLYAFMPAKGGCGCTFLVTNLAYLLAEASKRVLIVDLNLYFGDAVSYLTSRKPEASVVDMARQSHRLDAALLAVSVLKVRDNLHVLCAPELPYQLEAVTPETVAAILGLARTEYDFVLLDMARVMDPAAVKALDLAERIHVVAGQTLPALRDAQRIIGVFEGLSYPREKIQLVLNRYSKGGQIPLGEVERATGHKVARVLPASDEAVLVSINQGIPLAKLAARDPVARALQEWVQELSPVAVNAGKQSWFSTIAGRL comes from the coding sequence ATGTCCCACAACGTTTCCCTCATTTTCGAAACCACCGAGGAGCGCGACCAGCTCATCGGGACGTTCAAGCCCCTGACCAATGTGAGCGTCAATGCCCACGTGGGAGGGCCCCGAAACCTGCAGGCCGTGATGCACAAGGACAAGCCCGACCTGGTGCTGCTGGCCCTGTCGCGCCCTGACGATGCGGCTTTCGAGCTGATCGAGGCGGCAACCCTGCGTCACCCGACGGTGATGCTGTTGCTGGTGAGCTATGAAACGGGCATGGCCACACTCAAGCGCGCCATGCGGGCCGGGGTGCGCGATGTGTTGCCCGGGCCGCTGAGCGCCGCGTCCGTCAAGGCGGGCGTGGCCTACGTCGAGGAATCCAAGTCGATCACCTCGCAGTTCGTGGACAACGAGGGAACGCTGTACGCGTTCATGCCGGCCAAGGGCGGCTGTGGCTGCACTTTTCTCGTCACCAACCTGGCCTATCTGCTCGCCGAGGCATCCAAGCGGGTGCTGATCGTGGACCTGAACCTGTACTTCGGCGACGCGGTCAGCTACCTCACGAGCCGCAAGCCCGAGGCCAGCGTGGTCGACATGGCGCGCCAGAGCCACCGGCTCGACGCCGCGCTGCTGGCGGTGAGCGTGCTCAAGGTGCGGGACAACCTGCACGTGCTGTGTGCGCCGGAGCTGCCCTACCAGCTCGAAGCGGTGACGCCCGAGACCGTGGCGGCCATCCTGGGCCTGGCGCGCACCGAATACGACTTCGTGCTGCTCGACATGGCACGGGTCATGGACCCGGCGGCGGTGAAGGCGCTGGATCTGGCCGAGCGCATCCACGTGGTGGCCGGGCAGACCTTGCCCGCCCTGCGGGATGCCCAGCGAATCATCGGCGTGTTCGAAGGCCTGAGCTACCCCCGCGAAAAAATCCAGCTGGTGCTCAACCGCTACAGCAAGGGCGGCCAGATCCCCCTGGGCGAAGTGGAGCGGGCCACGGGGCACAAGGTGGCCCGGGTCCTGCCGGCCAGCGATGAAGCGGTGCTGGTCTCCATCAACCAGGGCATTCCACTGGCCAAGCTGGCGGCGCGCGATCCGGTGGCGCGCGCGCTGCAGGAGTGGGTACAAGAGCTTTCGCCGGTCGCGGTGAACGCGGGCAAGCAGAGCTGGTTTTCGACGATCGCAGGACGGCTGTGA